One region of Prosthecobacter dejongeii genomic DNA includes:
- a CDS encoding DUF4339 domain-containing protein, whose amino-acid sequence MDNQQASNERWYYSQGEAVNGPFSLSELLQKAEEGILNSETLVVPEGSEDWRPFSAIAPADTNSQEAKEAPSQHAEPPPVPHESAGTMPNDNVDKPAPKKLRDKLFESPVEASAKPAPNNKDALKGCGALVLLIVVAAILWHHWRFLLTMGGFLGVWYGFASSGLQAKRSKVYSVGGGFVLGLLTMMLLRSCVGTDGIDFSNPPAAIEKLAKESLGSAEGFEYIKVEKTGPNQDGYFVNISYRSPGDFIGGEKGSFQRIKRDMNDTYKTILAHPELAVVHLKINAQLELKDKFGNTAWVDVYRTRLEEAATGKLNRQNLNLVDFEEIWDVVFIHPIFWPFDEKQSR is encoded by the coding sequence ATGGACAACCAGCAAGCATCAAACGAACGGTGGTATTACTCCCAAGGAGAAGCCGTCAATGGCCCCTTTTCTCTCTCTGAACTGCTCCAAAAAGCGGAGGAAGGAATTCTCAATTCGGAAACGCTCGTTGTGCCAGAGGGCAGTGAAGATTGGCGGCCATTCTCTGCCATCGCCCCTGCCGACACCAATTCTCAAGAAGCCAAAGAAGCGCCGTCACAACACGCGGAGCCTCCCCCTGTTCCGCACGAATCAGCGGGGACTATGCCGAATGACAACGTGGACAAACCAGCCCCCAAAAAGTTACGCGACAAGCTCTTTGAATCGCCCGTTGAGGCATCTGCAAAACCGGCCCCAAACAACAAAGACGCCCTCAAGGGCTGCGGCGCGCTCGTTCTCCTTATCGTTGTGGCTGCGATCTTGTGGCATCACTGGCGCTTCCTGCTTACGATGGGTGGTTTTCTTGGCGTTTGGTATGGCTTTGCTAGTTCCGGCCTCCAAGCCAAACGGAGCAAAGTCTATTCAGTGGGCGGTGGTTTCGTGCTGGGCTTACTGACAATGATGCTTTTGAGAAGCTGCGTGGGGACGGATGGCATTGATTTTTCAAATCCTCCTGCGGCAATAGAAAAACTGGCGAAGGAGTCTCTTGGATCGGCAGAGGGCTTTGAATACATCAAGGTTGAAAAGACAGGCCCGAATCAAGACGGCTATTTCGTGAATATCAGCTATCGTTCACCGGGGGATTTTATCGGCGGTGAGAAAGGTTCATTCCAGCGAATCAAGCGGGACATGAACGACACATACAAAACGATTTTGGCTCATCCAGAACTGGCGGTCGTTCATTTGAAAATCAATGCGCAGCTAGAGCTAAAAGACAAATTCGGCAACACAGCTTGGGTTGATGTTTATCGAACACGTTTGGAAGAAGCAGCTACCGGGAAGCTCAATCGCCAGAATCTCAACCTCGTGGATTTTGAAGAAATTTGGGATGTGGTTTTCATTCATCCGATATTTTGGCCCTTCGATGAAAAGCAATCTCGGTGA
- a CDS encoding site-specific integrase yields MSRQQGLLRRGSRWHSNFKVPLDLQAALGKKLIRESLGTSDYKEACRRVVYERARVTALFENERRKLVILKAPKAKHEKRLLTVISEREAWEMAARYLATFEHKFGNWMQEEGRFLGEHEREQMRSNVQEDEYDLARGEEYKGQPLDGTRELLRFLQSEGIECAVTSPAFKTLRPLFFNAHLEYLGRAQDMLKGDAAKERSHQFKGVHFHSPAIAEQKKGKTINDLLELRKQTIQEFNLSRKSADASQLTARLLREFFGGERQLSAIQPEDIRQLFDLLRRIPPNATKRYKGMTLEQAVAAADKAEDRRRLSPKTLRNNYIQITALFNLAMGEKWISENPVKSKRLSRSFEDNADSPPRPQFTIEELNRLFRSPFHMECAQGKERGGRFWVPLLSLFHGFRCNEACQLYTEDVKTVEGITFIAIREEREDGSKCEKKLKTKQSKREVPLHPELIRLGFMDFVQERRRDSASPRLFPELTPGHKGYFSDAFSKWFARFVELTVGSECRATMHSFRHQFRDATRAARLPAETVARLAGWEDGEGPASRQMNHYGRGAGYLRTLAEDIAKIEYPGLDLSHLCAAKTVKSEPAED; encoded by the coding sequence CTCACGCTGGCACAGCAATTTTAAAGTGCCTCTCGACCTCCAAGCGGCGCTTGGAAAGAAGCTCATCCGCGAATCTCTCGGAACCTCCGACTACAAGGAAGCCTGCCGGAGGGTTGTTTACGAACGGGCGCGAGTCACCGCGCTTTTTGAAAACGAGCGGCGAAAACTGGTGATCCTAAAGGCCCCCAAGGCCAAGCACGAAAAGCGTCTTCTTACGGTCATTTCAGAACGCGAAGCGTGGGAGATGGCAGCCCGCTACCTTGCCACGTTTGAACACAAGTTCGGAAATTGGATGCAAGAGGAAGGCCGCTTCCTTGGCGAGCATGAACGGGAGCAAATGCGCTCCAATGTTCAGGAGGATGAATACGACTTGGCACGGGGAGAGGAATACAAAGGCCAGCCGTTGGACGGCACCCGTGAGTTGCTGCGCTTCCTTCAAAGCGAAGGCATTGAATGCGCCGTCACCAGCCCTGCCTTCAAGACACTCCGGCCTCTGTTCTTCAATGCACATCTGGAGTATCTAGGGCGTGCTCAAGACATGCTCAAAGGCGATGCAGCAAAGGAACGAAGCCACCAGTTCAAAGGCGTGCATTTTCATTCGCCGGCGATTGCTGAGCAGAAGAAGGGGAAAACGATCAACGATCTTTTGGAACTGCGGAAGCAGACCATTCAAGAGTTCAACCTCTCTCGAAAAAGCGCCGATGCCTCACAACTCACGGCCCGCCTTCTTCGTGAGTTCTTTGGAGGGGAACGCCAGCTTTCGGCCATTCAGCCGGAGGACATCCGGCAGCTTTTCGATTTGCTGCGCCGCATTCCCCCGAACGCCACGAAGCGTTACAAAGGAATGACGCTGGAGCAGGCGGTTGCGGCAGCCGACAAGGCAGAAGACCGGAGGCGCTTGAGTCCGAAAACGCTCCGCAACAACTACATTCAAATCACAGCCCTGTTCAATCTGGCGATGGGAGAAAAGTGGATCAGTGAAAACCCTGTCAAAAGCAAACGACTGAGCCGGTCATTTGAAGACAACGCCGATTCACCTCCCCGCCCACAGTTCACGATTGAGGAACTGAACCGCCTTTTCCGCTCGCCGTTTCACATGGAATGCGCCCAAGGCAAAGAACGCGGAGGGCGCTTTTGGGTTCCGCTGTTGTCCCTGTTTCATGGCTTCCGCTGCAATGAAGCCTGTCAGCTTTACACGGAAGACGTGAAGACCGTGGAAGGCATCACCTTCATTGCCATCCGCGAAGAACGGGAAGACGGCAGCAAATGCGAAAAGAAGCTCAAGACAAAGCAGAGCAAGCGCGAGGTTCCCTTGCATCCTGAGTTGATCCGGCTGGGCTTCATGGATTTTGTTCAAGAACGCAGGCGTGACAGTGCATCCCCTCGCTTGTTCCCGGAACTCACGCCGGGCCACAAGGGCTATTTCTCCGATGCCTTTAGCAAATGGTTCGCCCGCTTCGTGGAATTGACCGTTGGCAGCGAATGCCGGGCAACCATGCACAGTTTCAGGCACCAGTTCAGAGACGCCACAAGGGCGGCAAGGCTCCCCGCTGAAACGGTGGCACGCCTCGCAGGCTGGGAAGACGGTGAAGGCCCGGCAAGCCGTCAAATGAACCACTATGGCAGAGGAGCGGGCTACCTCCGCACACTCGCGGAAGACATCGCCAAAATCGAATACCCCGGCCTTGATCTGAGTCACCTTTGCGCTGCAAAAACGGTGAAATCGGAGCCTGCCGAAGATTGA
- a CDS encoding helix-turn-helix domain-containing protein, whose amino-acid sequence MTGEQLRTLRESRDLTREELAAQLGNCSASGIVKWEGGISPVPQWVEEKMMGASVIKFPLSELYELLMMAKEENISFDDLLSEAIQDVLVKRRSKSQAPNSVNTGAKTAAPAVSSSNITKMPPQHIAAEDEKSQAADPKSPKKVSYTSGKRKKA is encoded by the coding sequence ATGACCGGCGAACAACTACGCACACTGCGAGAATCACGAGACCTCACTCGGGAAGAGCTTGCTGCTCAACTCGGCAACTGCTCAGCATCAGGAATCGTTAAATGGGAAGGAGGCATCTCTCCTGTTCCTCAGTGGGTGGAGGAAAAAATGATGGGGGCGTCAGTGATTAAGTTTCCGCTCTCTGAGCTTTATGAGCTCCTCATGATGGCCAAAGAGGAAAACATCAGCTTTGATGATCTCTTGTCCGAGGCTATTCAAGATGTGCTCGTCAAGCGCCGGTCAAAGTCACAAGCCCCCAACTCCGTGAACACGGGGGCCAAGACTGCAGCTCCTGCCGTTTCCTCCAGCAACATCACCAAGATGCCGCCTCAACACATCGCAGCCGAAGACGAAAAGTCTCAGGCAGCAGATCCCAAGTCGCCGAAGAAGGTCAGTTATACTTCTGGCAAGCGCAAGAAAGCCTAA
- a CDS encoding tyrosine-type recombinase/integrase has product MKRKKAITENEKGIIAVTFGTAVAQVFQRGNGYWKVNWREAGKSKSTTKAKREKAIEFAELKVRALDAGQGGMMMTTADHALLTRLKAVSGDRSPFAVLDELESAAQKYGGWQFFSRAVSHYEASGLAKVELVTVQKGFDRLIDSYGKRDPETVETLEKEIGLFCKTYGDLLICDLTEEFVERWVNRRKLNGEVAAPRTHNNRLDCWRTFLNKARKWNYWPQGEKHPGETLERERVAQGIPEIFTVEQATALLKLVQKEEPKALNYFVTACWLGPRPKEILRMTPEMWDWERGYVGLSAKVANKVLRQRFVPIPDNVRKILGGKIEDPRDKVFYGKRVRGALCTTKAGDEISALARKHGIVENWPADVMRHSYISYRLAQGHSRSQVAEWCGNSEAEIRQSYRRPLMKEEGDKWFQIGL; this is encoded by the coding sequence TTGAAGCGGAAAAAAGCCATCACGGAGAATGAGAAGGGCATCATCGCGGTCACCTTTGGGACGGCGGTCGCTCAAGTATTCCAGCGGGGGAATGGCTATTGGAAGGTGAATTGGAGGGAGGCGGGCAAGAGTAAGTCCACCACAAAGGCGAAAAGAGAGAAGGCCATCGAGTTCGCGGAGTTGAAAGTTCGGGCGCTGGATGCGGGGCAGGGGGGCATGATGATGACCACGGCGGACCATGCGCTCTTAACCCGACTTAAGGCCGTGAGTGGGGATCGCTCGCCTTTTGCGGTGCTGGATGAGTTGGAGTCTGCGGCCCAGAAATACGGGGGCTGGCAGTTCTTCAGCCGGGCGGTCTCTCATTATGAGGCCTCAGGCCTGGCAAAGGTTGAGCTGGTCACGGTCCAGAAAGGATTTGATCGGCTGATTGATAGCTACGGGAAGCGAGATCCTGAGACAGTGGAAACGCTGGAGAAGGAAATTGGCCTCTTCTGCAAGACTTACGGAGATCTGCTGATCTGCGATCTCACGGAAGAATTCGTCGAGCGCTGGGTGAATCGCCGGAAATTGAATGGCGAGGTAGCAGCTCCTCGAACGCACAACAATCGGCTCGATTGTTGGCGTACTTTTTTGAATAAGGCCCGAAAATGGAATTACTGGCCCCAGGGAGAGAAACACCCAGGAGAGACGCTGGAGCGAGAGCGTGTGGCTCAGGGGATACCTGAGATTTTCACGGTCGAGCAGGCCACGGCGCTTTTGAAGTTGGTCCAGAAAGAAGAACCGAAGGCGCTGAACTACTTTGTCACGGCATGCTGGTTGGGTCCTAGACCAAAGGAGATCCTTCGAATGACCCCTGAGATGTGGGACTGGGAGCGTGGCTACGTGGGCCTTTCAGCGAAGGTGGCCAATAAGGTTCTGCGCCAGCGGTTTGTACCCATTCCTGACAACGTGAGGAAGATCCTGGGCGGGAAGATTGAGGATCCTCGGGACAAGGTCTTTTACGGCAAACGTGTTCGAGGGGCGCTCTGCACCACCAAAGCAGGCGATGAGATTTCAGCGCTCGCTAGAAAGCATGGCATTGTCGAGAACTGGCCTGCTGATGTGATGAGGCACAGCTATATTTCCTACCGGCTGGCCCAGGGGCATAGCCGCAGCCAAGTGGCGGAATGGTGCGGGAACAGCGAGGCGGAGATCCGTCAGTCGTATCGGCGTCCTCTGATGAAAGAGGAGGGCGATAAGTGGTTTCAGATCGGGCTTTAA
- a CDS encoding kappa-carrageenase, with translation MKTILCALTTLLLFANAHADPSQPNLVKPLGQTGLWEQKPAFSDEFDGAAVDPKKWTTNIASWGPWTWDEKNAVQKDGKLVLSMTYEPHTRKNGLSLSYKSGIFRSKLKRTYGYYEARIKGCSLFPGACPAFWIYSDGKTSTGEVRYCEIDFVELQMNELNRETKVRDSVNQIDMNLHLRLADKDGKVRWVRPGTDPALCKNAWTAPWDPREDFHVYGCDVTPENIIWYIDGKEVARKPNQYWHLPMNLTLSLGLRYPHIGWVGQEMKPQPLAATEKGFPTSMEVDYVRVWERKS, from the coding sequence ATGAAAACTATTCTCTGCGCACTCACAACACTCCTGCTGTTCGCGAACGCTCATGCAGACCCATCTCAACCCAATCTTGTGAAACCATTGGGCCAAACCGGTTTGTGGGAGCAGAAGCCCGCGTTCTCAGATGAATTCGATGGCGCGGCAGTCGATCCTAAGAAGTGGACAACAAATATTGCGAGTTGGGGACCCTGGACATGGGATGAGAAGAACGCGGTTCAGAAGGACGGCAAGCTAGTGCTGAGCATGACCTATGAACCGCATACACGGAAGAACGGTCTATCGCTGTCTTACAAGTCGGGCATCTTCCGCTCGAAGCTGAAACGCACCTACGGCTATTACGAGGCGCGAATCAAAGGTTGTAGCCTCTTCCCTGGGGCCTGTCCCGCGTTCTGGATTTACAGCGATGGCAAGACCTCAACAGGCGAGGTGCGCTATTGCGAGATCGATTTCGTCGAACTGCAAATGAACGAACTCAATCGCGAAACCAAGGTGCGCGACTCCGTGAATCAGATCGACATGAATCTTCATCTGCGACTTGCAGACAAAGACGGGAAGGTCCGCTGGGTCAGGCCGGGAACGGACCCTGCGCTCTGTAAGAATGCTTGGACGGCTCCTTGGGACCCGCGTGAGGATTTTCACGTCTATGGCTGCGATGTCACCCCTGAAAACATCATCTGGTATATCGATGGCAAGGAAGTTGCCCGGAAGCCCAACCAATACTGGCACCTGCCGATGAACCTCACTCTCTCCCTTGGACTAAGGTATCCGCACATCGGTTGGGTGGGGCAAGAGATGAAACCCCAACCACTGGCAGCAACGGAGAAGGGTTTTCCCACATCAATGGAAGTGGACTATGTGCGTGTGTGGGAGCGCAAGTCCTAG
- a CDS encoding DUF4339 domain-containing protein: MNVYWLSRDGVSPAEGPFAIGQLQRMYEAGQVNALAQVSRTGEDLWIPLSEELEAVQMPTSFSQIKHSIPPAIGRVKLVKSSGCPAILLFFGGVIMCFIFFPVGIPMIIIAFMIDFANGHHVCSECGNKVMKTSSFCPACKAELK; encoded by the coding sequence ATGAATGTTTATTGGCTTTCCCGTGATGGCGTTTCCCCGGCCGAGGGGCCTTTTGCTATTGGGCAACTGCAGCGGATGTATGAGGCTGGCCAGGTGAATGCTTTGGCTCAGGTAAGCAGGACGGGGGAGGATCTCTGGATACCGCTGTCTGAGGAATTAGAGGCCGTGCAAATGCCGACATCATTTTCTCAAATTAAGCACTCCATTCCTCCAGCGATTGGCCGCGTAAAGTTGGTTAAAAGCAGCGGATGTCCGGCCATACTTTTGTTCTTTGGCGGCGTCATCATGTGCTTCATTTTCTTCCCTGTCGGGATTCCGATGATCATCATTGCCTTCATGATTGATTTCGCGAATGGCCATCATGTGTGCAGCGAATGTGGCAACAAAGTGATGAAGACCTCTAGCTTTTGCCCTGCCTGCAAGGCTGAATTAAAATGA
- a CDS encoding recombinase family protein: MDGKFVAYYRVSTAKQGQSGLGLEAQKAAVESYLNGGKWNLVGEFVEVESGKRKNRPQLNAALALCKKQKATLIIAKLDRLARNLHFISGLMESRIEFLAVDNPTANRLTVQILAAVAEEEARAISSRTKAALASAKARGVVLGKHGAKLGKANHEQAVKTAHNLEATIEALKSEGITAVREVATALNARGIATPQGKQWHSTSVHRLLKRLDNAT; the protein is encoded by the coding sequence ATGGATGGCAAATTTGTAGCTTATTACCGCGTTTCGACAGCGAAACAGGGCCAGAGCGGCCTTGGACTAGAAGCCCAAAAGGCAGCCGTTGAAAGCTACCTGAACGGCGGCAAGTGGAACCTCGTTGGCGAGTTCGTGGAAGTGGAGAGCGGCAAGCGCAAGAACCGCCCGCAGCTAAACGCCGCCCTCGCTCTATGCAAGAAGCAGAAAGCAACGCTCATCATTGCCAAGCTGGACAGACTGGCCCGCAATCTCCACTTCATTTCCGGCCTGATGGAGTCCCGGATTGAGTTCTTGGCAGTGGACAACCCGACCGCTAACCGCCTCACGGTGCAAATTCTCGCCGCCGTCGCAGAAGAGGAAGCACGTGCCATCTCCTCCCGCACCAAAGCCGCTCTCGCCAGTGCCAAGGCAAGAGGCGTGGTCTTGGGCAAACACGGTGCGAAGCTGGGCAAGGCCAATCACGAGCAAGCTGTGAAGACAGCACACAACTTGGAGGCCACGATTGAAGCCCTCAAATCCGAAGGCATCACCGCCGTTCGTGAAGTTGCCACTGCGTTGAATGCTCGTGGCATTGCCACCCCGCAAGGCAAGCAATGGCACAGCACATCAGTTCACCGCCTTTTGAAGCGTCTCGACAATGCCACCTAA